A region of Pyxidicoccus parkwaysis DNA encodes the following proteins:
- a CDS encoding oxidoreductase, translated as MSVRVALLGHGFAGRTFHAPLIQAVKGLELRVVASSQAETVRSRLPGVTVVASAREAATHPEVDLVVIATPNESHAPLAEAALQAGKHVVVDKPFTVTLAEARALCALAQARGRVLSVFHNRRWDSDFLALRAVLEEGALGRVTHMESRFDRFRPEVRARWREQDVPGAGVWFDLGPHLVDQALYLFGLPETVSAALGKHRDGAQVDDWCQVTLAYPRRQVVLQASMLVAGGMPRFAVHGTKGTWLKYGMDTQEDRLRADVTPGAPGWGEDSHPGRLLDGATGAERATVAPPGDYRRYYSGLREALEGRGPNPVTPAQALAVMAVMDAAVHSAELGCAQRPDLTAEERAAFTAGLA; from the coding sequence ATGAGTGTGCGTGTCGCGCTGCTGGGCCATGGCTTCGCGGGAAGAACATTCCACGCTCCGCTGATTCAGGCGGTGAAGGGACTGGAACTGCGCGTCGTCGCGTCCAGTCAGGCCGAAACTGTCCGCTCGCGCCTGCCGGGAGTGACAGTGGTGGCGTCCGCTCGCGAGGCCGCGACGCACCCGGAGGTGGACCTCGTCGTCATCGCCACGCCCAACGAGAGCCATGCGCCGCTGGCCGAGGCCGCGCTCCAGGCGGGGAAGCACGTCGTCGTCGACAAGCCCTTCACCGTCACGCTGGCGGAGGCGCGTGCGCTGTGCGCGCTGGCGCAGGCTCGGGGGCGGGTGTTGTCGGTGTTCCACAACCGGCGCTGGGACAGTGACTTCCTCGCGCTGCGGGCCGTGCTGGAGGAGGGGGCACTGGGGCGGGTGACGCATATGGAATCGCGGTTCGACCGCTTCCGTCCCGAGGTGCGCGCACGGTGGCGCGAGCAGGACGTGCCGGGCGCGGGCGTGTGGTTCGACCTGGGGCCGCATCTGGTGGACCAGGCGCTGTACCTGTTCGGCCTGCCCGAGACCGTGTCGGCGGCCCTCGGGAAGCATCGTGACGGCGCACAGGTGGATGACTGGTGCCAGGTGACGCTCGCGTATCCGCGGCGGCAGGTCGTGCTCCAGGCGTCGATGCTCGTCGCGGGCGGCATGCCCCGGTTCGCGGTGCACGGCACGAAGGGCACGTGGCTCAAGTACGGAATGGACACGCAGGAGGACCGCCTGCGCGCGGACGTGACGCCGGGGGCACCGGGCTGGGGCGAGGACTCGCACCCGGGGCGGCTGCTGGACGGTGCGACGGGCGCGGAGCGGGCCACCGTGGCGCCGCCTGGAGACTATCGCCGCTACTACAGCGGCCTGCGTGAGGCGCTGGAGGGCAGGGGCCCCAATCCCGTGACGCCCGCGCAGGCGCTGGCCGTGATGGCGGTGATGGACGCCGCCGTTCACTCGGCGGAGCTCGGCTGTGCGCAGCGGCCGGACCTCACGGCGGAGGAGCGCGCGGCCTTCACGGCCGGCTTGGCGTGA